From Brachionichthys hirsutus isolate HB-005 chromosome 7, CSIRO-AGI_Bhir_v1, whole genome shotgun sequence, the proteins below share one genomic window:
- the tet1 gene encoding LOW QUALITY PROTEIN: methylcytosine dioxygenase TET3 (The sequence of the model RefSeq protein was modified relative to this genomic sequence to represent the inferred CDS: deleted 1 base in 1 codon; substituted 4 bases at 4 genomic stop codons), with amino-acid sequence MPATTKSTRRKTRGPRKTSRKGIGAKRQTCNSNKPRGRPAARLRKSAAKPKRSTARAQTRSSQSPRGRRPAGQGAGRSPGTVSQARNVTGSVRLRRSRNPSDRCKEVQEPVGRRKSLRGAQVSVTPRQPPTPCRAARKSRGDARRGAPPKQIRTRKQLSRTGVQESTPENLDPREAEKILPVSPRTKDGIKDKGQGASNAEEGSPLKADSAPCSDALEDRVQRRSNSTVVQQDKTSNQKTGGDLTHGAGCHHVEELCRERSKDGPSEPSPGCRGGGDSSTVFGNELDHTACGSAQGGVSAIQREEAKEHRAEESPGREETMSHGRRESLEAENPGEGRNEPVEEAEGIVERRDDCSGGRKEKQRDVSVKPSDSIASASDALPPGPLRSNSGLTAQSESPVSVPPVPPVLPASCTATSNPTKASSASLEQEAPNRRETEPTLHGAKTETALCQTVAGKRDAPVIVCSDPLKHGSWRGLSEGEIQQPQSRGVPSPPPQPERQTCTPAETQIKDSEAYQDPSEQGSERETPSLSSPNRGDLTVDREPSANEGSVQEQDPVPNLSAPFLDSSSSFSFGSESTRSSLSFDTESETGYGDPILSGSSRPDATSLSSWTTRRSLRKGRQKRSRCGTCEPCLRTVSCGQCSCCLNRRTGHQICKTRKCMELKRRRPSSPLAVSAAQVVPESGSVNGKSKAQMDDTHTAAEEDEGEEGHIPHIQSPPISQSLTHNLASDQAGHPALVKRETKLDLTSVALHQHVCSSVTFQNGSEENLANSDGATMTTGSRFDLSSSSSLICVVACSLIHIDGSSSLIFFRELTCHLEVSWFHSQGGLXGFXLXXSFEQATTQMSDDDEDEDDVCQDPLSTLAAVVCLSVTERKGLEEKLISSRSSILGSIKTETPDLHLIKKESEDLSIDLFRKSTPVCSQRTPQSVKIEPPPSVLLPSVQSLAEKRNLSFDQAIAIEALTQLAAIPQNTPGSIKAESKSERSVTATAPVLPLQEAKPIAASHDNKVSVISSPRHQTSVIRPPVARQGNVIQYSQGLNSNTKLQGRSEAGSNNDEALSSRSERGFGSHVIKLECTYEEPTGMKFIKDHEKVFRGEKGRVIGKIRRNRDEEEVAAQLADLAFIIQSRHNLQSEKSPPKGTPVSAIKDNYISQLAPSPKKNLLKKTKASPSKPRKKKSDGLHEGMNCRSPGSKCLPNGELSHRSKGKKGLPLGKSGVHKKSNLFLPLAQIDLKRYLREAHDATLSGQQIQVDHLSGEENQPWSLPSGSPHQNSPSDGHASGSGQECVRHLVSQVAQPCERPQHGSDPYASPVSAAFLSHSAGSRNYDGFSGAPQSPPPSGRGYYKLERSGPVTVLSTAADGDPGHSSESTPSRNNINSFLESPVSFLDTPTKNLLNTPSKKLDDLPSCECVEQIIEKEEGPYYTHLGAGPSVAAVREMMESRYGAKGSAIRLEVVVYTGKEGRSSQGCPIAKWVVRRASKEEKLLCLVRRRPGHYCDSAILVILILAWEGVPRPVADNLYQELTRSLFKYGSPTSRRCALNEDRTCACQGLDPDTCGASFSFGCSWSMYFNGCKFARSKVPRKFRLLGDYREEEEKIESHLQSLATDLAPLYKKLAPEAFQNQVQHENEGMDCRLGGREGRPFSGVTACVDFCAHAHKDTHNMNDGSTVVCTLTKEDNRAVRNIPEDEQLHVLPLYRVSARDEFGSVEGQWAKIHSGALQVLSAFPREVRLLAEPVKSARKIRQEARLRSQAGKLEKKLGLTPPTPGKVKTEARNKEAEPLGYGGSQRLPPPRPASVGRNLPDKNQPSTYSQGTNSLTMSDGVTPQKEVTALNPPGLRFGQNGSAPNYQTMGGAVNGYAPACGGRGVTLERLPPHKPLSGDPSVFKTVPDEVHCSSLHRPSSFSPRPTSEGLFSRLNGLHGPTEVRGHSLPPPPQAPPLEPDDVKQEEVWSDSEHNFLDHNIGGVAVAPSHGSILIECARRELHATTPILRPNRSHPTRISLVFYQHKSLNEPGHGMAMWDAKMARREREREEEAERLRTGDVPSSCDAKNSKSDGGVELREEIEEEAEETRRTTTVPTRQGWTLPRDGVVTVSPYALTQVTGPYNRWT; translated from the exons ATGCCTGCTACTACCAAATCCACCAGGAGAAAAACACGTGGCCCGAGGAAAACAAGCCGCAAGGGGATCGGCGCCAAGAGACAAACCTGCAACTCAAACAAACCCAGAGGAAGACCGGCAGCGAGGCTCCGGAAATCCGCCGCCAAACCCAAAAGGTCAACAGCAAGGGCCCAGACACGGTCAAGCCAGAGCCCCCGTGGAAGACGGCCGGCGGGTCAGGGCGCTGGGCGGTCCCCAGGAACCGTTAGCCAGGCCCGAAATGTAACGGGATCTGTGAGGCTGAGACGATCGAGAAATCCGTCGGACCGCTGTAAAGAAGTGCAAGAACCCGTCGGGCGAAGGAAGTCCCTTCGAGGCGCACAGGTGTCCGTTACTCCCCGCCAGCCCCCGACACCTTGCAGAGCGGCGAGGAAGAGCAGGGGGGATGCAAGGAGAGGAGCGCCGCCAAAGCAAATAAGAACAAGGAAGCAGCTATCGAGGACCGGCGTCCAGGAGTCAACCCCTGAGAATTTGGACCCTCGTGAGGCTGAAAAAATCCTTCCAGTGTCTCCAAGAACAAAGGATGGCATCAAAGATAAGGGTCAAGGCGCCAGCAATGCAGAAGAGGGCAGCCCACTCAAAGCGGATTCAGCACCATGCAGTGACGCTCTGGAGGACCGTGTACAGCGCAGGTCTAACAGTACCGTAGTCCAGCAGGACAAGACTAGCAACCAGAAGACCGGAGGTGACCTGACCCATGGAGCCGGATGTCATCATGTTGAAGAACTCTGCAGGGAGAGAAGTAAAGACGGCCCTTCTGAGCCATCACCGGgctgcagaggggggggtgaCAGTTCGACCGTCTTTGGAAATGAGCTCGATCATACTGCCTGTGGTAGTGCGCAAGGTGGCGTGTCCGCTATCCAACGAGAGGAGGCGAAAGAGCACCGGGCAGAAGAAAGCCCTGGGAGGGAAGAAACAATGAGCCATGGCAGGAGAGAGAGTTTAGAGGCGGAGAACCCAGGAGAGGGACGAAATGAGCCCGTCGAAGAGGCGGAGGGGATCGTCGAGAGGCGGGACGATTGTTCGGGAGGACGaaaggagaagcagagagacGTTTCCGTCAAGCCTTCTGACTCCATTGCCAGTGCTTCGGACGCTCTCCCTCCTGGTCCGCTTCGCTCCAACAGCGGACTGACAGCACAGTCAGAATCACCCGTGAGTGTCCCACCTGTCCCACCTGTCCTACCTGCCTCCTGCACAGCTACCTCAAATCCCACCAAAGCCTCCTCCGCCTCGCTTGAGCAAGAGGCGCCGAACCGGCGTGAGACCGAACCGACACTTCATGGTGCTAAAACGGAAACTGCTCTGTGTCAGACTGTTGCAGGGAAAAGAGACGCGCCAGTCATTGTCTGCAGTGATCCTCTTAAACATGGGAGCTGGAGGGGTTTAAGCGAGGGCGAAATACAGCAGCCGCAAAGTCGTGGGGTCCCTTCTCCCCCTCCTCAGCCAGAGAGACAAACCTGCACCCCGGCAGAGACTCAGATCAAAGACAGCGAAGCCTATCAAGACCCCTCCGAGCAgggcagcgagagagagacgccCTCGCTGTCATCGCCGAATAGAGGCGACCTCACAGTTGACCGTGAACCGAGCGCCAACGAGGGCAGCGTGCAGGAGCAAGACCCAGTGCCAAATCTCTCAGCTCCCTTCCTGGACAgtagctcctccttctccttcggCTCAGAAAGCACTcgctcctctctgtcctttgaCACTGAATCAGAGACCGGGTATGGAGACCCCATTCTGTCTGGCTCCTCGAGGCCAGATGCGACCAGCTTGTCCTCCTGGACCACTCGGAGATCCCTGAGGAAAGGGAGGCAGAAGCGCAGCAGGTGCGGGACGTGCGAGCCATGCTTGAGGACGGTCAGCTGCGGACAGTGCAGCTGCTGTCTCAATCGCAGGACCGGCCACCAGATCTGCAAGACGAGGAAGTGCATGGAACTTAAGCGAAGGAGGCCTTCATCTCCTCTCGCCGTGTCCGCTGCGCAG GTGGTTCCAGAAAGTGGGTCGGTAAATGGCAAAAGCAAGGCACAGATGGACGATACCCACACggctgcagaggaggatgagggggaggaaggCCACATACCTCATATACAATCCCCCCCCATTTCCCAATCACTCACCCACAATCTGGCCTCAGACCAAGCTGGACATCCAGCACTTGTTAAAAGGGAGACCAAGCTGGACTTGACC AGCGTTGCACTTCACCAACATGTATGCTCTTCTGTAACTTTTCAGAATGGTTCTGAAGAGAACCTAGCAAATTCTGATGGTGCTACTATGACCACTGGGTCACGCTTTGATCTGtcttcatcgtcatcgctcatctGCGTGGTGGCCTGCTCACTGATCCACATCGACGGATCCTCCAGCTTGATCTTCTTTAGGGAACTGACCTGTCATCTGGAGGTGTCTTGGTTCCATTCTCAGGGCGGTCTTTAGGGATTCTAGCTATGATAGTCCTTTGAGCAGGCCACCACGCagatgagcgatgacgatgaagatgaagatgacgtCTGTCAAGACCCACTGTCCACGCTGGCTGCCgtggtgtgtctgtctgtcacggAGAGGAAGGGACTGGAGGAGAAACTTATTAGCTCGCGATCTTCGATTCTTGGCTCCATCAAAACAGAAACGCCGGATTTGCACTTAATCAAGAAAGAGTCCGAGGACTTGAGTATTGACTTGTTTCGGAAAAGCACTCCCGTTTGCTCGCAAAGAACTCCTCAGTCTGTCAAAATTGAACCACCTCCAAGTGTCTTGCTCCCAAGCGTGCAGTCTTTGGCGGAGAAGAGAAATCTTAGTTTTGATCAGGCTATCGCCATTGAGGCCTTGACTCAACTGGCAGCTATACCTCAAAATACCCCAGGATCCATTAAAGCTGAAAGTAAGAGTGAGCGTTCCGTTACTGCGACTGCCCCAGTTTTACCCCTGCAAGAGGCCAAACCCATAGCAGCTAGCCACGACAACAAAGTCTCGGTAATCAGCTCACCTCGACACCAGACTTCAGTCATACGCCCTCCTGTGGCCAGGCAAGGGAATGTTATCCAGTACTCTCAGGGGTTGAATTCCAACACGAAGCTGCAGGGCCGTTCAGAGGCCGGCTCAAATAACGACGAAGCTCTTAGCAGCAGGTCGGAGCGGGGCTTTGGTTCTCATGTCATCAAGTTGGAATGCACCTATGAAGAGCCCACTGGAATGAAGTTTATTAAAGATCATGAGAAAGTGTTTAGGGGGGAAAAAGGCAGGGTTATTGGCAAAATTAGAAGAAACAGGGACGAAGAGGAGGTAGCTGCTCAACTCGCAGACCTTGCATTCATCATCCAGTCCCGACACAATCTGCAGTCAGAAAAGAGCCCTCCTAAAGGAACACCTGTGTCAGCCATCAAAGACAACTACATCTCCCAGCTTGCCCCCAGTCcgaaaaaaaaccttttaaaaaagacaaaagcttCTCCTTCCAAGcccaggaagaagaaaagtgaCGGACTACATGAGGGAATGAACTGTAGGAGCCCTGGCTCAAAATGCTTGCCAAATGGAGAGCTGTCCCACAGGAGCAAGGGCAAGAAGGGCCTCCCACTAGGGAAGTCAGGCGTTCACAAGAAGAGcaacctgtttctgcctctggcTCAAATTGACCTTAAGAGATACCTGCGAGAGGCACACGATGCAACCCTCTCGGGGCAACAAATTCAGGTCGACCATCTTAGTGGTGAAGAAAACCAGCCGTGGTCCCTTCCCAGTGGCTCGCCCCACCAAAACAGTCCATCTGACGGGCATGCTTCAGGATCAGGGCAGGAGTGTGTACGGCACTTGGTATCTCAGGTAGCACAGCCCTGTGAAAGGCCGCAGCACGGCTCTGACCCTTACGCTAGTCCGGTCAGTGCTGCTTTCCTCAGCCACAGCGCTGGGAGCCGTAATTATGATGGCTTCTCAGGAGCGCCGCAGTCCCCTCCTCCAAGTGGACGGGGCTACTACAAGCTGGAGCGGTCAGGACCGGTCACCGTCCTGTCCACGGCTGCCGATGGCGACCCGGGCCACTCTTCAGAGTCCACTCCTTCTAGGAACAATATCAACAGCTTTCTGGAGTCTCCTGTGAGTTTTCTAGATACCCCGACCAAGAATTTGCTCAACACACCTTCCAAAAAATTGGATGATCTTCCATCGTGTGAGTGCGTGG aaCAAATAATTGAAAAGGAGGAAGGCCCCTACTACACTCACCTTGGAGCTGGACCTAGTGTTGCTGCCGTGAGGGAAATGATGGAGAGCAG gtATGGTGCCAAAGGAAGTGCAATAAGGCTAGAAGTTGTTGTTTACactggaaaggaaggaaggagctcCCAGGGCTGTCCAATAGCTAAATGG GTGGTCCGGCGTGCCAGTAAAGAGGAGAAACTGTTGTGCTTGGTCCGCAGAAGGCCGGGGCACTACTGCGACAGCGCCATTTTGGTCATCCTCATCTTGGCGTGGGAGGGCGTCCCTCGGCCGGTGGCCGACAACCTCTACCAGGAGCTCACGCGGTCCCTCTTTAAGTACGGCTCCCCCACCAGCCGCCGCTGTGCGCTCAATGAGGA CCGTACGTGTGCGTGCCAGGGTTTGGACCCAGATACCTGCGGGGCCTCGTTCTCCTTCGGCTGCTCCTGGAGTATGTACTTCAATGGCTGTAAGTTCGCCCGCAGCAAAGTGCCCCGCAAGTTTCGCCTGCTTGGAGACTAccgggaggag GAGGAGAAGATAGAGAGCCATCTTCAGAGTCTCGCCACTGACCTTGCACCCCTCTATAAAAAACTAGCTCCCGAAGCCTTCCAAAACCAG GTGCAACATGAGAATGAAGGGATGGACTGTCGACTGGGCGGAAGAGAGGGCCGTCCTTTTTCTGGTGTCACAGCCTGTGTGGATTTCTGCGCCCACGCTCACAAGGACACCCACAACATGAACGACGGCAGCACTGTG GTTTGCACTTTAACCAAGGAAGATAACCGAGCAGTGCGTAACATACCAGAAGATGAGCAGCTGCACGTTCTCCCACTTTACAGGGTCTCTGCCAGGGATGAGTTTGGTTCGGTCGAGGGCCAGTGGGCCAAGATCCACAGCGGCGCTCTGCAAGTTCTCTCCGCCTTCCCTCGAGAG gtgCGCCTACTTGCTGAGCCGGTGAAATCAGCTCGTAAAATAAGGCAAGAGGCTCGTCTCAGGTCTCAGGCGGGGAAACTGGAAAAGAAGCTTGGCctgactcctcccactcccGGCAAAGTGAAAACTGAAGCCCGTAACAAAG AAGCAGAGCCTCTGGGCTACGGCGGCTCGcagaggctgcccccccccagacccgcCAGCGTAGGAAGGAACCTCCCAGACAAGAATCAGCCCAGCACTTACAGTCAGGGGACCAACAGCCTCACAATGAGCGACGGGGTGACCCCACAAAAGGAGGTCACCGCTCTCAACCCCCCCGGCCTCCGTTTCGGACAGAATGGTTCAGCTCCCAATTACCAGACAATGGGGGGCGCTGTGAATGGTTACGCTCCCGCATGTGGCGGCCGGGGCGTTACACTCGAACGCCTACCTCCACACAAACCCCTTAGTGGGGACCCTTCTGTGTTTAAAACGGTGCCCGATGAGGTGCACTGCTCTTCTCTCCACAGACCCTCCTCATTCTCCCCTCGACCTACCTCTGAGGGTCTCTTCAGCAGGCTGAACGGACTCCACGGGCCcacagaggtcaggggtcacagcctcccccctcccccacaaGCTCCTCCGCTTGAACCGGACGACGTAAAGCAGGAAGAGGTGTGGTCGGACAGCGAGCACAACTTCCTGGACCACAACATCGGCGGCGTGGCCGTGGCGCCGTCGCACGGCTCCATCCTGATAGAGTGCGCCCGGCGGGAGCTCCACGCCACGACTCCCATTCTCAGGCCAAATCGCAGCCACCCGACCCGCATCTCCCTGGTCTTCTACCAGCACAAGTCCCTCAACGAGCCAGGCCACGGGATGGCTATGTGGGACGCGAAAATGGCGAGGCGGGAACGGGAGCGCGAGGAGGAAGCGGAGAGATTAAGGACGGGAGACGTCCCGAGCAGCTGCGACGCGAAGAATAGCAAAAGCGATGGAGGTGTGGAGCTTCGAGAGGAAattgaggaggaggcggaggagacgaggaggaccACGACAGTCCCCACACGTCAAGGATGGACTCTCCCACGGGATGGCGTCGTCACCGTGTCCCCTTACGCTCTCACCCAAGTGACAGGCCCCTACAACCGCTGGACCTGA